One Gemmatimonadota bacterium DNA window includes the following coding sequences:
- a CDS encoding AbrB/MazE/SpoVT family DNA-binding domain-containing protein, with product MDKSSRIREIKLIPIGNSRGIRIPKALLDKYGWSDRLTLEEMEESVVLRGKDAHNLSWEETYRAMAAESEDWSDFDVTIADGLD from the coding sequence ATGGACAAATCGTCACGCATCAGGGAAATCAAATTGATTCCTATTGGGAACTCCAGAGGCATCCGCATTCCCAAGGCGCTGCTGGACAAGTATGGATGGAGCGACCGGCTTACGCTAGAAGAGATGGAGGAAAGCGTCGTCTTACGGGGCAAGGACGCTCATAACCTGTCCTGGGAGGAGACCTACCGTGCCATGGCCGCAGAATCAGAGGACTGGAGCGACTTCGACGTCACCATAGCCGATGGATTGGATTAA
- the tenA gene encoding thiaminase II yields MWSETAAIYDAILAHPFIKGLTSGDLDRSAFEFYTVQDALYLKDYARALSLAAVKAPDEDTIILFNEHAKGCLVEERAMQENFFDVFGLSSEQIWATLKAPVCQAYTSYLLSVAYGRPFHEVVAVVLPCYWIYWEVGKALAEKGSPDPMYQQWIDTYAGEQFAECVVAVLEITNRVARGLPAEDREAMLGHYVTTSRYEWMFWDMGYRKEAWPV; encoded by the coding sequence ATGTGGTCGGAGACGGCCGCGATATATGACGCGATCCTCGCCCATCCCTTCATCAAGGGCCTCACCTCCGGCGACCTCGACCGTTCGGCCTTCGAATTCTACACCGTCCAGGATGCGCTGTATCTCAAGGACTACGCCCGAGCCCTGAGCCTCGCCGCGGTGAAGGCACCGGACGAGGACACCATTATCCTCTTTAACGAGCATGCCAAGGGGTGTCTCGTGGAAGAGCGGGCCATGCAGGAGAACTTCTTCGACGTATTCGGTCTGTCGTCGGAACAGATTTGGGCCACACTCAAGGCGCCGGTATGCCAGGCCTATACGAGCTATCTGCTTTCTGTGGCCTACGGCCGACCTTTCCACGAGGTCGTGGCCGTGGTGCTCCCCTGCTACTGGATCTACTGGGAAGTGGGCAAAGCGCTGGCCGAAAAGGGATCGCCCGATCCCATGTACCAGCAGTGGATCGACACCTACGCCGGCGAACAGTTCGCAGAATGTGTTGTTGCCGTCCTCGAAATCACCAACCGGGTCGCGCGCGGGCTTCCCGCTGAGGACCGCGAGGCTATGCTGGGGCACTACGTCACGACCAGCCGGTACGAGTGGATGTTCTGGGACATGGGGTACAGGAAGGAAGCGTGGCCGGTGTGA
- a CDS encoding AAA family ATPase, with product MNIEQIAPLTASGESETLEFKETTGTRREAARTVCAFLNQEGGRVLFGVTRDGGVVGQQVGERTIEELSAELRQIDPPAFPTVERVPVDGGREVIVISTGRGSTRPYIYRGNAYRRVGNTTLALSPEEYNRMLFERMHSEQRWENQPAAGWSISELDEAEIRRVVAEGVRRGRMDEPPSREPADLLRGLGLLHDGVLLRAAAVLFGNGERLEVDMPQCLLRVARFQGTDKMKFLDNRQFNGNAFALLVYAERFLRDSLPIAARFEADRFDRIDEPLYPPLATREALANALCHRDYSIGGGSIGVAIYDDRLEITSAGSLHFGLTPEKLFVPHESRPWNPLIARAFHRRGIIEEWGHGTLKMTDLTSEAGLPMLEIEDDGWCVTVRFQHGQFVPQRRGGKANFSERQEMILSLLDSTEAGLTRREILGRLGPYVSERQVRRALEELLNRRLVVSPGRGKSGRWRRA from the coding sequence ATGAACATCGAACAGATCGCACCCCTCACCGCCTCCGGCGAGTCCGAGACGCTGGAGTTCAAGGAGACGACCGGAACTCGCCGGGAGGCGGCCAGGACGGTGTGTGCATTTCTGAATCAGGAAGGTGGACGGGTGCTCTTCGGCGTGACGCGAGATGGTGGCGTCGTAGGACAGCAAGTTGGCGAGCGCACGATCGAGGAATTGAGCGCCGAGCTTCGGCAAATCGATCCTCCAGCGTTTCCAACCGTAGAGCGGGTTCCCGTGGATGGTGGCCGTGAAGTCATCGTGATCAGCACGGGCCGGGGATCAACTAGGCCGTATATCTACCGTGGCAACGCCTACCGCCGGGTAGGGAACACCACGCTGGCACTGTCTCCGGAGGAGTACAATCGGATGCTGTTCGAACGGATGCACAGCGAGCAGCGCTGGGAAAACCAGCCTGCCGCCGGATGGTCGATCAGCGAACTCGACGAAGCAGAGATTCGACGGGTCGTCGCGGAGGGCGTTCGGCGCGGTCGAATGGATGAGCCGCCGAGCAGGGAGCCGGCCGACCTGCTGCGAGGACTCGGGTTACTGCACGACGGTGTATTGCTTCGAGCCGCAGCCGTGCTGTTCGGCAACGGGGAACGGTTGGAAGTCGATATGCCGCAATGCCTGCTTCGCGTTGCCCGCTTCCAGGGAACCGACAAAATGAAGTTTCTGGATAATCGCCAGTTCAACGGCAACGCCTTCGCGCTCCTCGTGTACGCGGAACGTTTCTTGCGCGACAGCCTGCCGATCGCCGCTCGATTCGAAGCCGATCGTTTCGACCGAATCGACGAACCGCTTTATCCACCACTTGCGACGCGCGAGGCGCTGGCGAACGCGTTGTGCCATCGTGATTATTCCATTGGCGGAGGTTCCATTGGCGTGGCGATCTACGATGACCGTTTGGAGATCACGTCGGCCGGATCGCTGCACTTCGGGTTGACGCCGGAGAAGCTGTTCGTTCCGCACGAATCACGCCCTTGGAATCCACTAATCGCCCGTGCGTTCCATCGACGCGGGATCATCGAGGAGTGGGGGCACGGTACACTGAAGATGACGGACCTGACCAGCGAAGCGGGTCTACCCATGCTGGAAATCGAAGACGATGGCTGGTGTGTGACCGTGCGGTTCCAGCACGGGCAGTTCGTGCCTCAGCGGCGTGGTGGAAAAGCTAATTTCTCCGAACGACAGGAAATGATACTGTCCCTTCTGGACAGCACAGAAGCTGGTTTGACGCGCCGTGAGATTCTCGGCCGTCTGGGCCCCTATGTCAGCGAGCGTCAAGTGCGTAGGGCGCTGGAGGAGTTACTAAATCGCAGGTTGGTTGTGTCCCCTGG
- a CDS encoding type II toxin-antitoxin system PemK/MazF family toxin → MAPFPRRYAVYMADLNPTKGAEIHKVRPVVIVSRDEMNRHLETVVVCPLTSKLHPRWRGRLQVRCAGRDAEIAVDQIRTISKQRLGQRIDGLSTENALQLRRVISEMYAE, encoded by the coding sequence ATGGCCCCGTTTCCCCGGCGGTATGCCGTGTATATGGCCGATTTGAATCCCACCAAAGGCGCTGAAATTCACAAGGTCAGGCCGGTGGTTATTGTCAGCCGCGATGAGATGAACCGGCACCTCGAGACTGTAGTCGTCTGTCCACTTACCTCTAAACTGCATCCACGCTGGCGAGGCCGTCTGCAAGTGCGGTGCGCGGGTCGGGACGCCGAGATAGCGGTTGACCAGATACGCACCATCAGCAAGCAGCGTCTGGGCCAGCGCATAGATGGTCTCTCCACCGAGAACGCATTACAACTGCGTCGCGTCATTAGCGAGATGTACGCTGAGTAA
- a CDS encoding amino acid permease, giving the protein MAKTQRLRKELRFFEVYAVATGTTLSAGFFLLPGLAAMEAGPSLVLAYLVATLPLIPAMLCVVELATAMPRAGGVYYFVDRSLGPYAGLITGIGTWLALILKVTFALVGMGAYIALFFPGLPQLPVALALAAGLGAVNYFGAAKSGRLQIYLVMALLLLLAGFVGGGVPALDAVAFEGLFDVEITTLMGTAGLVYISYVGVTKVASLAEEIEKPEKTLPRGVFLALATAVAVYALGTTVMVGVIPIERLAGDLTPAATAAGILYGWWGSLLLSVAALLAFVSVANAGILSASRYPLAMSRDRLLPVGMSQVNPRGVPVRSLIVTVGSILVILLILDPVGIAKLASAFQLVVFAVVCFAVVVMRESRIAEYDPGYRSPWYPWMHIAGMILPFLVIWQMGWPAILFIVGFIAAGTLWYFYYARFRADRNGAIYHIFERLGRSRYQGLDRELRGILKEKGLRDEDPFEDMITRCQPVDLEEKVDFDRVIAVAAEKLSPRVGLSIDEINDRFMQETGAGGTPVAEGVMMRHFRMPDIALPELVLVRAFEGVRIEYENPVTGTLSSDEIHAFFFLVSPAEHTSLHLRMLARIAERADDVNFGLVWIAAVDEHALRDIFLRSDRYLTVPVLPQSPASGLIGMPISDMEIPGGCRIVWIRQFDEVIVPEGDTVIKSGDLLTVIGDPGDLNAFRRMYHD; this is encoded by the coding sequence ATGGCGAAAACACAGCGCCTCAGGAAGGAACTGCGGTTCTTCGAAGTCTACGCCGTCGCGACGGGTACCACGTTGAGCGCGGGCTTCTTTCTCTTGCCGGGCCTTGCAGCGATGGAGGCCGGTCCTTCCCTCGTGCTGGCCTACCTGGTGGCGACCCTACCCCTCATCCCGGCCATGCTCTGCGTCGTGGAACTGGCCACCGCCATGCCCCGCGCGGGCGGCGTGTACTACTTCGTCGACCGGTCCCTGGGACCATACGCCGGACTGATCACGGGGATCGGGACCTGGCTGGCGCTCATTCTCAAGGTTACCTTCGCGCTGGTGGGCATGGGCGCATACATCGCCCTTTTCTTCCCGGGCCTGCCCCAGCTGCCCGTGGCCCTGGCGCTTGCAGCGGGCCTCGGCGCGGTGAACTACTTCGGCGCCGCGAAGAGCGGCCGCCTGCAGATCTACCTGGTGATGGCCCTGCTCCTGCTGCTGGCCGGTTTTGTCGGCGGCGGGGTCCCGGCGCTGGATGCCGTCGCGTTCGAGGGCCTCTTCGACGTCGAGATCACCACGCTCATGGGGACGGCGGGACTGGTCTACATCAGCTACGTAGGTGTGACCAAGGTCGCCAGTCTCGCGGAAGAAATCGAAAAACCGGAAAAGACCCTTCCCCGGGGCGTATTTCTGGCCCTGGCCACCGCCGTCGCAGTGTACGCCCTCGGCACGACGGTCATGGTGGGCGTCATTCCCATCGAACGCCTCGCGGGCGACCTTACGCCGGCGGCGACGGCGGCCGGCATACTGTACGGCTGGTGGGGTAGCCTGCTCCTCTCCGTGGCGGCCCTGCTCGCCTTCGTCTCCGTGGCGAACGCGGGCATACTGAGCGCTTCCCGCTATCCGCTGGCCATGAGCCGGGACCGCCTGCTGCCCGTCGGAATGAGCCAGGTAAATCCCCGGGGCGTGCCGGTCCGCTCGTTGATCGTAACGGTGGGAAGCATCCTCGTCATCCTGCTGATCCTCGACCCCGTGGGCATCGCCAAGCTGGCGAGCGCCTTTCAACTCGTCGTCTTCGCCGTCGTGTGCTTTGCGGTCGTCGTGATGCGGGAAAGCCGCATTGCCGAGTACGACCCGGGATACCGCTCGCCCTGGTACCCCTGGATGCACATCGCGGGCATGATTCTGCCCTTCCTGGTGATCTGGCAGATGGGTTGGCCGGCCATCCTTTTCATCGTCGGATTCATCGCCGCCGGGACCCTGTGGTATTTCTACTACGCGCGGTTCAGGGCGGACCGCAACGGCGCGATCTACCACATCTTCGAGCGGCTCGGCCGGTCGCGTTACCAGGGGCTGGACCGGGAACTGCGCGGGATCCTGAAGGAAAAGGGGCTCCGGGACGAAGACCCCTTCGAAGACATGATCACCCGGTGCCAGCCGGTCGATCTGGAAGAGAAAGTCGATTTCGATCGGGTTATCGCCGTCGCGGCGGAAAAGTTGTCGCCCAGGGTCGGGCTTTCAATCGATGAAATCAACGACCGATTCATGCAGGAGACCGGTGCGGGCGGAACGCCGGTCGCCGAAGGCGTGATGATGCGCCATTTTCGCATGCCGGATATCGCCCTGCCGGAACTGGTACTCGTCCGCGCATTCGAGGGCGTACGGATAGAATATGAAAACCCTGTGACCGGCACACTGAGTTCCGACGAAATCCACGCGTTTTTCTTCCTGGTCAGCCCCGCGGAGCACACCTCACTGCATCTGCGCATGCTTGCCCGGATCGCTGAACGGGCTGACGACGTAAACTTCGGCCTGGTGTGGATCGCCGCGGTCGACGAACACGCCCTTCGCGACATTTTCCTGCGGAGCGACCGTTACCTGACCGTCCCGGTCCTTCCCCAGTCGCCCGCGAGCGGCCTGATTGGCATGCCAATATCGGATATGGAAATCCCGGGAGGATGCCGGATCGTGTGGATACGCCAATTCGACGAGGTGATCGTCCCCGAGGGCGACACCGTGATCAAGTCCGGCGATCTGTTGACCGTTATCGGAGATCCCGGGGACTTGAACGCCTTCCGGCGGATGTACCACGACTAG
- a CDS encoding phytanoyl-CoA dioxygenase family protein, which translates to MSGMISDELVQLFHERGWLVVEGVYGPEEADEVARLAVDTADSMEVEESMEGYLLDRSETGESAPRKIDSPYLRNPMFRGFALDGRLRDILRQLTGEEPLLKSDQLFMKPPRFGSEKPYHQDNFYFRCTPGGHVITAWIALDDVDEENGCLRYISGSHKKGIIDHVEVPGQPYNLAPPDDLIDWEKEASAPVRKGGVVFHHSETLHSSRRNTSDRWRRGYATHWVTASVTTETDNLESAYFRREEYAEHVRAVDRRKGRVAQVGIADQAGVS; encoded by the coding sequence ATGAGTGGTATGATAAGCGACGAACTGGTTCAGTTGTTCCATGAGCGAGGATGGTTGGTCGTCGAGGGTGTCTACGGTCCAGAAGAGGCCGACGAGGTGGCCCGATTGGCCGTGGATACGGCGGACTCCATGGAAGTTGAGGAATCCATGGAGGGCTACCTGCTGGACCGATCCGAAACAGGTGAGTCCGCGCCGCGCAAGATCGACAGTCCCTACCTGCGGAATCCGATGTTCCGTGGTTTCGCCCTGGATGGCCGGCTTCGGGACATCCTCCGGCAACTCACTGGTGAAGAACCCCTGCTCAAGAGCGACCAGCTCTTCATGAAACCTCCGCGATTCGGTTCGGAGAAACCCTACCACCAGGACAACTTCTACTTCCGGTGCACGCCGGGCGGCCACGTCATCACGGCCTGGATCGCCCTCGACGACGTAGACGAGGAGAACGGCTGCCTAAGGTACATCTCCGGTTCGCACAAGAAGGGCATCATCGACCACGTTGAGGTCCCCGGCCAGCCCTACAACCTGGCCCCTCCAGACGACCTGATCGACTGGGAAAAGGAAGCCTCCGCACCGGTGCGCAAGGGCGGCGTGGTCTTCCACCACTCGGAAACGCTCCACTCGTCGCGCCGCAACACGTCGGACCGCTGGCGGCGCGGCTACGCGACCCATTGGGTCACCGCGTCGGTCACGACCGAAACGGATAACCTGGAAAGTGCCTACTTTCGGCGGGAAGAATACGCGGAGCACGTGCGTGCGGTTGATCGGAGGAAGGGCCGCGTGGCGCAGGTTGGGATTGCAGACCAGGCGGGAGTGTCCTGA
- a CDS encoding aminotransferase class I/II-fold pyridoxal phosphate-dependent enzyme translates to MAEAQDMNRRSFLRSTMLGGAGVTLMGTPAWEAAAQMVSGTTMQQVNGVGLDDPLLVQLSINENPLGASQRAIEAVAGKMFGMNRYTMHNDLEEALAAHHDVDPESVVLGVGSSEILLTATLAAFWNNPGNAVTAFPSYRSIPRTAAELGQAVKQVPLTGDWQIDLPAIAAAVDGDTRIVSICNPNNPTGQLLDPAELERTIRAVPKDVIVCVDEAYIQFVDDPDYPSTISLTKEVENLLVSRTFSKAYGLGGMRVGYGVAHPALLERMQRFSIGLLNKNTLSIVAAMAALNDQQHVQRTVQIVREGKAFLYEELEAMGYSPIRTQTIFVTVEIGPNVNTLIDRLWEKKVYVRQAFDMEGFMRISVGLPRENEAFISAFKRERSAL, encoded by the coding sequence ATGGCTGAAGCACAAGACATGAACCGGCGCAGTTTCCTGCGCAGCACCATGCTGGGCGGCGCGGGCGTCACGCTGATGGGCACGCCGGCCTGGGAAGCGGCCGCCCAGATGGTCAGCGGAACCACGATGCAGCAGGTGAACGGCGTGGGGCTCGACGACCCCCTGCTCGTCCAGCTCAGCATCAACGAGAATCCCCTCGGTGCCTCGCAACGGGCCATCGAGGCGGTGGCGGGCAAGATGTTCGGCATGAACCGGTATACGATGCACAACGACCTTGAAGAAGCCCTGGCGGCCCACCACGATGTCGACCCCGAGTCGGTCGTCCTGGGCGTGGGCTCGTCGGAAATCCTGCTGACCGCGACATTGGCGGCCTTCTGGAACAATCCGGGAAACGCAGTCACGGCCTTCCCGTCCTATAGGTCCATTCCGAGGACGGCGGCGGAACTCGGACAGGCCGTCAAGCAGGTTCCGCTGACCGGGGACTGGCAAATCGATCTCCCGGCCATAGCGGCGGCGGTGGACGGGGACACCCGGATCGTGAGCATCTGCAATCCCAACAACCCCACCGGCCAGCTCCTCGATCCCGCCGAGCTGGAACGAACGATCCGGGCGGTACCGAAGGACGTCATCGTCTGCGTGGACGAAGCCTATATCCAGTTTGTGGACGATCCCGATTATCCGTCCACGATTTCCCTGACGAAGGAAGTGGAGAACCTGCTGGTGTCCCGTACCTTCTCGAAGGCCTACGGATTGGGTGGCATGCGGGTCGGTTACGGTGTGGCCCATCCCGCCCTGCTGGAGCGCATGCAGCGGTTCAGCATCGGCCTGCTCAACAAGAACACCCTGTCGATCGTGGCCGCGATGGCCGCCCTGAACGACCAGCAGCATGTCCAGCGTACCGTGCAAATCGTCCGCGAGGGGAAGGCCTTCCTTTACGAAGAACTGGAGGCCATGGGATACAGCCCCATTCGCACGCAGACGATTTTCGTCACGGTGGAAATCGGTCCCAACGTGAACACGCTGATCGACCGCCTGTGGGAGAAGAAGGTCTATGTCCGCCAGGCCTTCGACATGGAAGGCTTCATGCGCATATCCGTCGGCCTTCCGCGGGAGAACGAGGCCTTCATCTCCGCCTTCAAGCGGGAACGCAGCGCGTTGTAG
- a CDS encoding helicase, which produces MVMSIDVVRGTSRKPVSSEALVEVVSQQSAWSGRLFIGYPIFSTSEGLQMIDALLVSADMGVVVFDLIEGHETGDFGARQDDSANKLESRLKVHQELMRRRDLMVPIHTISFAPALRNLDSFRDSCRSGEYPLTNAPSLIQALTRFTWSCPHGQDMQDMCDRVLSAIEHISTVRKSGLSRNVTEEDSRGAKLVKLEKSIATLDNIQSQTVMETVEGVQRIRGLAGSGKTIVLARKAANLHAHHPDWRIAVTFNSRSLKDHFRRLINNFFIDQTGEEPDWDKLRIVNAWGSWRGKEREGIYHEFCRLHGMAFLDFGRARSRFGPGREFEGACEYALAYARELEPVYDAIFVDEAQDLPSMFLRLCFKLLRDPGRLVYAYDELQSLRGSSLPSPEEIFGKNKDGSPKVRFDDTGDPAPQRDIMLSKCYRNSKLVLATAFALGFGIYRKPDHETETGLVQIFDRAHIWEDIGYTVRAGALRDGSAVTLDRTEDTSPGFLEDHSDPDDLIRFVTFRNGDEQTDWLTEAIAKNLGKDELRHDDIMVINPDPVSTRLNVEPVRSRLKELGIRSHLAGVDTDPNTFFRPGKASVTLTGIHRAKGNEAGMVYIINAQDCHSAVRNLASIRIGLFTAITRSKAWVRVLGFGESMAMLKAEYEKLKARRFELRFTYPTSEQREQLRLIHRDMTTADFKRFRNRDRHLDDLLHELESGRVHIEDLDGETIARFRNVLTK; this is translated from the coding sequence ATCGTCATGAGTATCGATGTCGTTCGAGGTACCAGCCGGAAGCCCGTGTCAAGCGAAGCCCTGGTGGAGGTGGTTTCACAGCAGTCCGCATGGTCGGGGCGCTTGTTCATCGGCTATCCGATTTTCAGCACGTCCGAAGGACTCCAGATGATTGACGCCCTGCTGGTTTCGGCTGATATGGGCGTGGTCGTTTTCGATCTCATTGAGGGACACGAAACGGGTGATTTCGGGGCGCGGCAGGACGATTCGGCCAACAAGCTCGAATCCCGGCTGAAGGTTCACCAGGAATTGATGCGGCGCCGGGATCTCATGGTTCCCATCCATACGATCTCATTCGCCCCCGCACTGAGGAATCTGGATTCATTTCGTGATTCATGCCGTTCAGGGGAATACCCTCTCACGAACGCTCCGTCACTCATACAGGCATTAACCCGGTTCACTTGGTCGTGTCCCCATGGCCAGGATATGCAGGATATGTGCGATAGGGTGCTGTCGGCGATCGAGCACATTTCCACGGTTCGAAAAAGCGGATTAAGTCGGAACGTAACGGAGGAGGATTCGCGAGGCGCAAAGCTGGTAAAACTCGAGAAATCGATCGCGACACTGGACAACATCCAAAGTCAAACCGTCATGGAAACGGTCGAAGGCGTACAGCGCATTCGCGGTCTGGCGGGTTCGGGCAAAACCATCGTACTGGCAAGGAAAGCGGCCAACCTCCATGCCCATCATCCTGATTGGCGCATCGCAGTCACATTCAACTCACGTTCCCTCAAGGATCATTTTCGTCGCCTGATCAACAACTTCTTCATAGACCAGACCGGCGAAGAGCCTGATTGGGATAAGCTGCGTATCGTAAACGCCTGGGGTTCCTGGCGGGGTAAAGAACGCGAGGGGATCTATCACGAGTTCTGTCGCTTGCACGGCATGGCGTTTCTCGATTTCGGAAGGGCGCGCAGCAGATTTGGACCAGGCAGGGAGTTCGAGGGCGCGTGCGAATACGCCCTTGCTTATGCGCGTGAACTCGAACCGGTCTACGACGCGATATTCGTCGACGAGGCGCAGGATTTACCATCCATGTTTCTGAGGCTTTGCTTCAAACTGCTCAGAGACCCCGGGAGATTGGTGTACGCCTATGACGAACTGCAGAGTCTTCGCGGCAGTTCCCTGCCATCTCCGGAAGAGATTTTCGGGAAGAACAAGGATGGATCGCCCAAAGTACGGTTCGACGACACCGGTGATCCCGCACCGCAGCGTGATATCATGCTGTCGAAGTGTTACCGCAACTCGAAGCTGGTGTTGGCCACGGCTTTTGCCCTTGGATTCGGGATATACCGGAAACCGGACCATGAGACGGAAACCGGTCTGGTCCAGATATTCGACCGGGCACATATCTGGGAGGACATTGGATACACGGTGCGGGCCGGTGCATTGCGCGACGGGTCGGCTGTAACGCTAGACAGAACAGAAGATACGAGCCCTGGATTTCTGGAGGACCATTCCGACCCCGATGACCTGATCCGTTTTGTCACTTTCAGAAACGGAGATGAACAGACGGACTGGCTGACAGAGGCTATCGCCAAAAACCTCGGTAAGGACGAACTGCGACACGACGACATCATGGTCATCAACCCCGATCCTGTTTCGACACGGTTGAACGTCGAGCCGGTACGCAGTCGTTTGAAGGAATTGGGCATCAGATCCCATCTCGCAGGAGTCGACACGGACCCGAATACCTTCTTTCGACCGGGCAAAGCATCGGTGACCCTGACCGGAATCCACCGCGCCAAGGGCAACGAAGCCGGAATGGTCTATATCATCAATGCCCAGGACTGCCATTCAGCAGTTCGAAATCTGGCGAGCATTCGTATTGGCCTGTTTACGGCGATAACACGTAGCAAAGCGTGGGTTCGCGTGCTTGGATTCGGCGAATCCATGGCCATGTTGAAAGCTGAGTATGAAAAACTGAAAGCGCGGCGATTCGAGTTGCGGTTTACCTATCCGACTTCCGAGCAGCGGGAGCAACTGCGACTCATCCACAGAGATATGACCACGGCGGATTTCAAACGCTTCAGGAACCGCGACAGGCATCTGGATGATCTACTACATGAGCTCGAATCCGGCAGAGTGCATATCGAAGACCTGGACGGGGAGACGATTGCCCGGTTCAGGAATGTTCTGACAAAGTAA
- a CDS encoding amidohydrolase family protein, whose translation MNRSYPPQPRGTFMSVPDYQDFDRSFWDEELADFVPETVYDMHVHMWSERHRGKLPPDPTGLRVEIDYQDHLAWAEKLYPGRRIHYLVLGTPIPGGIDTEGHNDWTAEEMKQDPESAINMMVTPDMTPEYVAAQVKRHGFLGLKPYRTFAPDPTHCRIRDFLPESFIEVAHDLGLAITMHMSKPEGPADADNQRDLADYTKRYPRAQWILAHCARAFNCFMMERAIHFLTDLPNIWYDTSAVNDLYSQYLLMKHEDRSRVMFGSDNVVAGCARGKYVTYGRAWTYYEGTTETTPHCDSRATLVIYEQLRQEKQVADMLGLTSQEIEDHFSGNARRFLRQVRGQQDWR comes from the coding sequence ATGAACCGCAGCTATCCCCCGCAACCGCGAGGAACCTTCATGAGCGTACCAGACTACCAGGATTTCGATCGAAGCTTCTGGGACGAGGAACTGGCCGATTTCGTGCCGGAAACCGTCTATGACATGCACGTGCACATGTGGTCGGAAAGGCACCGGGGAAAGCTGCCCCCGGACCCCACCGGGCTTCGGGTGGAGATCGACTACCAGGACCACCTGGCCTGGGCGGAGAAGCTGTATCCGGGCCGCAGAATACATTACCTGGTTCTGGGCACGCCGATCCCCGGCGGGATCGACACGGAAGGCCACAACGACTGGACGGCCGAGGAGATGAAGCAGGACCCCGAATCGGCGATCAACATGATGGTCACGCCCGACATGACACCGGAATACGTGGCCGCGCAGGTAAAGCGACACGGCTTCCTGGGCCTCAAACCCTACCGGACCTTCGCGCCGGACCCCACCCACTGCCGCATCCGGGACTTCCTGCCCGAGTCCTTCATCGAGGTGGCCCACGACCTGGGACTGGCCATCACCATGCACATGTCCAAGCCCGAAGGGCCGGCGGACGCGGACAACCAGCGGGACCTGGCCGACTACACGAAGCGCTATCCCCGCGCCCAGTGGATCCTCGCCCACTGCGCCCGGGCCTTCAACTGCTTCATGATGGAGCGCGCCATCCACTTTCTCACGGACCTGCCCAATATCTGGTACGACACGTCGGCCGTGAACGACCTCTACTCCCAGTACCTGCTGATGAAGCACGAGGACCGCTCGCGCGTCATGTTCGGATCGGACAACGTGGTGGCGGGATGCGCCCGTGGCAAGTACGTGACCTACGGGCGGGCGTGGACCTACTACGAGGGCACGACGGAAACGACGCCCCACTGCGATTCCCGGGCGACGCTGGTCATCTACGAGCAGTTGCGGCAGGAGAAACAGGTGGCGGACATGCTGGGGCTGACCTCGCAGGAAATCGAGGACCATTTTTCCGGTAACGCCCGACGGTTCCTGCGGCAGGTCCGCGGCCAGCAGGACTGGCGGTAA